GAGCGGGAAGCGGCCCGACACCTCCATCCTCCACCGTCCCTTCCCCGTGGAGGCCCAAAGGCGCTTCGCCCTGGAGCTCCTTTCCGCCTGCGGTTACGACCTCGAGGCGGGCCGCCTGGACCCCACCGCCCACCCCTTTGAGATCGCCATCGGCCCCGGGGACGTGCGCATCACCACCCGCTACTATGAGGACTTCTTCAACGCGGGCATCTTCGGCACCCTGCACGAGATGGGCCACGCCCTCTACGAGCAGGGCCTGCCCAGAGAGCACTGGGGCACCCCGAGGGGGGAGGCGGTCTCCTTAGGCGTCCACGAGTCGCAAAGCCGCACCTGGGAGAACCTGGTGGGCCGCTCCTTGGGCTTCTGGGAGCGCTTCTTCCCCCGGGCCCAGGAGGTCTTCGCGAGCCTAGGGGACGTGAAGCTCCAGGACTTCCACTTCGCCATCAACGCCGTGGAGCCCTCCCTCATCCGGGTGGAGGCGGACGAGGTCACCTACAACCTCCACATCCTGGTGCGCCTGGAGCTGGAGCTCGCCCTCTTCCGCGGGGAGCTCTCTCCCGAGGACCTGCCGGAGGCGTGGGCGGAGAAGTACCGGGACCACCTGGGCGTGGCCCCCAAGGACTACAAGGACGGGGTCATGCAGGACGTCCACTGGGCGGGGGGGCTTTTCGGCTACTTCCCCACCTACACCTTGGGCAACCTCTACGCCGCCCAGTTCTTCCAGAAGGCGGAGGCCGAGCTCGGCCCCCTGGAGCCTAGGTTTGCCCGGGGGGAGTTCCAGCCCTTCCTGGACTGGACACGCGCGCGGATCCACGCCGAGGGGAGCCGCTTCCGCCCCCGGGTCCTGGTGGAGCGGGTCACGGGGAAGGCCCCGAGCGCCGGGCCCTTCCTGGCCTACCTGGAGAAAAAGTACGCCGCCCTCTACGGCTGACGCCCTCCCTGGCCCTTAGAAAGGGGCCGGGCCCTCGGGGCCCGGCCCCTCTAGCCGCTAGGGCTTAGAAGTCCATGTCCCCGGCGCCCGCGGAGGCGGGGGTGGACTCCTTCTTCTCGGGCTTCTCCGCCACCACGGCCTCGGTGGTGAGGATGAGGGCGCCGATGGAGGCGGCGTTCTGCAGGGCGGAGCGGGTCACCTTGGCGGGGTCCACGATGCCCGCCTCCACCATGTCCACGAACTCCCCGGTGGCGGCGTTGAAGCCGTAGCGGAGGTTCTTGGTCTCGGCCAGGATCTGCTGGACGATGACGGAGCCCTCGTACCCGGCGTTCTCGGCGATCTGGCGGGCGGGCTCCTCCAGGGCCCGGCGCACGATCTTGGCGCCCGTGGCCTCGTCGCCCTCCAGCTTCTTGATGAGCTCCTCCACGGCGCTGATGGCCCGGAGGAGGGTCACGCCACCGCCGGGCACGATGCCCTCCTCCACCGCGGCCCGGGTGGCGTTCAGGGCGTCCTCAAAGCGGTGCTTCTTCTCCTTGAGCTCGGTCTCAGTGGCGGCGCCCACCCGGATCACGGCCACGCCACCCGCGAGCTTCGCCAGGCGCTCCTGGAGCTTCTCCCGGGCGTACTCGCTGTCGGTGGTCTCCAGCTCCTTCTTGATGCCGTTGATCCGGGCCTCAATGTCCTCCTTCTTGCCCTTGCCGCCGACGATGGTGGTCTCGTCCTTGGTGATGCGCACCCGCTCGGCCCGGCCCAGCATGGAGAGGGTGGCGTTCTCCAGCTTGAAGCCGAGCTCCTCGGAGATCACGGTGCCGCCGGTGACCGCGGCGATGTCCTTGAGCATCTCCTTCCTGCGGTCACCGAAGCCGGGGGCCTTCACCGCGGCCACGCTCAGGGTGCCCCGGAGCTTGTTGACCACCAGGGTAGCCAAAGCCTCGCCCTCCACGTCCTCGGCGATGAGGAGGAGGGGCTTGCCCGTCTGGGCCACCTGCTCCAGGATGGGGAGGAGCTCACGGACGTTGGAGACCTTCTTCTCCACGATGAGGATGAAGGCGTCCTCGAGGACCGCCTCCATCGTCTCGGGGTTGGTGACGAAGTAGGGGGAGATGTACCCCTTGTCAAACTGGTACCCCTCAACGAACTTGAGCTCGGTCTCGAGGCTCTTGGACTCCTCAACCGTGATGATGCCCTCCTTCCCCACCTTCTCCATGGCGTCGGCAATCAGCTTGCCGACGTCGGGGTCGTTGGCGGAGATGGTGGCCACCTCCTCAATGGCCTTCCGGTCCTCCACGGGGATGGCGAGGGCCTTGATCTTCTCCACCGCGGCCTCCACCGCCTTCTCAATGCCCCGCTTGAGGGCGAGGGGGTTGGCCCCGGCGGCCACGTTCTTCAGGCCCTCCCGGACGATGGCCTGGGCGAGCACGGTGGCGGTGGTGGTCCCGTCACCGGCCACGTCGTTGGTCTTGGAGGCCACCTCCTTGAGGAGCTGGGCCCCGATGTTCTCCAGGTGGTTCTCCAGCTCAATCTCCTTGGCCACCGTCACCCCGTCCTTGGTGATGGTGGGGGAGCCGAACTTCTTCTCCAGGACCACGTTCCGGCCCCGGGGGCCAAGGGTCACCTTCACCGCGTCGGCTACGGCGTTCACGCCACGCTCCAGCGCCCGGCGAGCCGCCTCGTCAAACACCAGGATCTTCGCCATAGTCCACCTCCTTTACTGCAGGACCGCAAGCAGGTCGCGCTCGGAGAGGATCACGTACTCCTCGCCGTCAATCTCAATCTCGGTGCCGCCGTACTTGGCGAAGACCACGATGTCCCCCTCCTTCACCTCGAGGGGCACCCGCTGGCCGTTCTCCAAGACGCGGCCCGTGCCCACCGCGATCACCTTGCCCTTCTGGGGCTTCTCCTTGGCGGTGTCGGGGAGCACGATACCGCCCTTGGTCTTGGGCTCCTCCTCAATCCGCTTCACCACGACCCGGTCGCCTAGGGGCTTGATCACCGTCTTCACCTCCGCGGCCATATCCACTCCCTCCTTTGACGCCCAAAGGGTGAGAGTGTCAAACCAAGGGTCATTATCCCGGCCTGGCGCCCCTTTGTCAAGGGGGTTGAGGGGAGGGTTATAAGGGTGCGCCCCCCGAACGCTGCCGCAGGGCCTCGTAGAGGAGGAGGGCGGCGCTCACCGCCACGTTGAGGCTGTCCGCTCGCCCCCGCATGGGGATCCGCACCCGCACCTGGGCCCGCCTCTTCCAGGCCTCGGGGAGGCCCTTGTCCTCCGCCCCGAGGAGGAAGGCCACCCCTCCCCGGTAGTCCCCCTCCCAGTAGAGCCTCTCCCCCTCGGGGGTGGCCGCCACCAGGGGG
This region of Thermus thermophilus genomic DNA includes:
- a CDS encoding thermostable carboxypeptidase 1; translation: MTPETAYQNLLEFQRETAYLASLGALAAWDQRTMIPKKGHEHRARQMAALARLLHQRMTDPRIGEWLEKVEGSPLVQDPFSDAAVNVREWRQAYERARAIPERLAVELAQAESEAESFWEEARPKDDWRGFLPYLKRVYALTKEKAEVLFALPPAPGDPPYGELYDALLDGYEPGMRARELLPLFAELKEGLKGLLDRILGSGKRPDTSILHRPFPVEAQRRFALELLSACGYDLEAGRLDPTAHPFEIAIGPGDVRITTRYYEDFFNAGIFGTLHEMGHALYEQGLPREHWGTPRGEAVSLGVHESQSRTWENLVGRSLGFWERFFPRAQEVFASLGDVKLQDFHFAINAVEPSLIRVEADEVTYNLHILVRLELELALFRGELSPEDLPEAWAEKYRDHLGVAPKDYKDGVMQDVHWAGGLFGYFPTYTLGNLYAAQFFQKAEAELGPLEPRFARGEFQPFLDWTRARIHAEGSRFRPRVLVERVTGKAPSAGPFLAYLEKKYAALYG
- the groL gene encoding chaperonin GroEL (60 kDa chaperone family; promotes refolding of misfolded polypeptides especially under stressful conditions; forms two stacked rings of heptamers to form a barrel-shaped 14mer; ends can be capped by GroES; misfolded proteins enter the barrel where they are refolded when GroES binds) yields the protein MAKILVFDEAARRALERGVNAVADAVKVTLGPRGRNVVLEKKFGSPTITKDGVTVAKEIELENHLENIGAQLLKEVASKTNDVAGDGTTTATVLAQAIVREGLKNVAAGANPLALKRGIEKAVEAAVEKIKALAIPVEDRKAIEEVATISANDPDVGKLIADAMEKVGKEGIITVEESKSLETELKFVEGYQFDKGYISPYFVTNPETMEAVLEDAFILIVEKKVSNVRELLPILEQVAQTGKPLLLIAEDVEGEALATLVVNKLRGTLSVAAVKAPGFGDRRKEMLKDIAAVTGGTVISEELGFKLENATLSMLGRAERVRITKDETTIVGGKGKKEDIEARINGIKKELETTDSEYAREKLQERLAKLAGGVAVIRVGAATETELKEKKHRFEDALNATRAAVEEGIVPGGGVTLLRAISAVEELIKKLEGDEATGAKIVRRALEEPARQIAENAGYEGSVIVQQILAETKNLRYGFNAATGEFVDMVEAGIVDPAKVTRSALQNAASIGALILTTEAVVAEKPEKKESTPASAGAGDMDF
- the groES gene encoding co-chaperone GroES, yielding MAAEVKTVIKPLGDRVVVKRIEEEPKTKGGIVLPDTAKEKPQKGKVIAVGTGRVLENGQRVPLEVKEGDIVVFAKYGGTEIEIDGEEYVILSERDLLAVLQ